A single genomic interval of Pyrus communis chromosome 5, drPyrComm1.1, whole genome shotgun sequence harbors:
- the LOC137734300 gene encoding uncharacterized protein, giving the protein MENIRAGLRGEVIGQAVDNDDDGDEDECDDDIGPEERRNFKQALHASKQSAWEREHLHKIPNRAQGFGTSGGAQMRREQEGMGHLISKFFIYENVPAEKASSHHSKNMVLGCQQANVGVQPPTPYEVRNKYLEMKYKDIGEYVNKLRSKWETNGCTIMCDGWTGLTILSIINFMVYSKGKTIFLKSVDASDHIKNYKYIYKLLRDVIMEDGEHNVVQVVTDNGSAFVKAGKKLMKHHNVFWTSCVAHCIDLMFEAMGKKENIANVVKRARTITNYIYNHSWLLAKMREFCKGEIICPTTTRFTTNYIALDNLLKKKAGLKQLFTSDD; this is encoded by the exons ATGGAAAATATTCGAGCTGGGCTACGAGGAGAAGTCATTGGCCAAGCGGTTGACAATGATGATGATGGCGATGAGGATGAATGTGATGATGACATAGGACCTGAAGAACGACGTAATTTCAAACAAGCATTACATGCCTCTAAACAGTCAGCATGGGAAAGAGAACATCTTCATAAAATTCCTAATAGAGCACAAGGTTTTGGGACAAGTGGTGGTGCACAAATGAGACGGGAGCAA GAGGGAATGGGGCATCTAATTAGCAAGTTCTTTATCTATGAAAATGTCCCTGCTGAGAAGGCATCATCACATCATTCCAAAAATATGGTATTGGGATGTCAACAGGCCAATGTTGGAGTACAACCTCCCACTCCCTATGAGGTAAGAAACAAATACTTGGAAATGAAGTATAAAGACATTGGCGAGTATGTTAACAAGTTGAGGTCAAAGTGGGAAACTAATGGTTGCACAATCATGTGTGACGGATGGACTGGCCTGACCATATTGTCTATCATAAACTTCATGGTATACTCCAAGGGAAAGACAATTTTTTTGAAGTCCGTTGATGCTTCAGACCATATAAAGAACTACAAGTATATTTACAAATTATTGAGGGATGTAATCATGGAGGATGGAGAGCATAATGTTGTCCAAGTCGTGACCGACAACGGTTCTGCATTTGTCAAAGCTGGAAAAAAGTTAATGAAGCATCATAATGTGTTTTGGACATCATGTGTAGCACATTGTATTGATCTCATGTTTGAGGCAATGGGGAAGAAAGAGAATATTGCTAATGTTGTAAAAAGAGCTAGAACGATCACAAATTATATTTACAATCACAGTTGGTTGTTGGCAAAGATGCGTGAATTTTGCAAAGGAGAAATTATTTGTCCAACTACCACTCGATTCACCACCAACTATATTGCATTAGACAACCTACTTAAGAAGAAAGCAGGGTTGAAGCAACTATTCACTAGTGACGATTAG